The Silene latifolia isolate original U9 population chromosome 4, ASM4854445v1, whole genome shotgun sequence region ACAATCACACGCACAAATAACAAAATCCGAAAGGAAAATCAAATCATTCCCAAAAATCCCAATCATTAaccaatcaaaccctaatttctcacCCCCAAATCAAACGcatccaaaatcaaaatcaattcaataaaattagggtttaattcCCCCAAAGTTATGAAGGTCCATCCAATCCCAAAAAAACGCAACCTAACTCTCCGATACGACACcgcatcatcaccattatcgaaGAAGCTCCGTCGACTTCCTCACATCTTCGCGAAGGTTCTAGAACTCCCATTTCACTCCGACGCTGACGTGTCAATCGAGGAGACACGTGGCTTCTTCAAGTTCACCGTGTCAGACACCGATGTGAGTCCCGATGTGGTGGCGGACACGGTGGAGATTCATCCTGGTGTGACTAAGATCGTTATTCGCTCGAACTCGGTCGCGGCTGTATCCGCCACGACTGAATTCGAGCTTGATTTGTGGAGGTTTAGATTACCCGAAATGACTCGACCCGAACTTGCTTCCGCTGTTTATGATAGCGGAGACTTGGTTGTTATTGTTCCTAAGGGTGGGGATGGTCATAGTGATGATAGTGGTGATGATGGTGACGATGGTTTTGTTattgtaaattaatttattaattaattactctttccgtcctaatcatttgtttacgttttataTTTATTGCTGCTGgcagtattttaatcaaaggtaaacaaatgattgacacGGACGAACTAATTAATTATATGATTCGGTTAGTGATTACCTTAGTTAATTATCCCACTTTTTTGTTTCAATTGGGATTTTAATTTTGTTGGATCATGTAATTGGAAGGAATTGAATCTTGAAATGATTAGTGGTTTAATTGGCACTCCTTTTGCACTTGTGATCACCcattttgtttgtttaccttttgATTAGATAGTATGACCAATTTGGATTCCCAATTTGAATATGCGATTAGCTCAATATAGAGTATAATTCAGTAAAGCTATAGCCAAATGTCATAATTCAGATATTCAATGTAATTTGGATCTGTAGTTTGCGCGAATTGATACGCAATTTTGTAGGTAACTAAGTGAATCGGGTAACTTAGTTTGCAGTTTGTCGGGATATTTTTGAAATGTTGTAGATGTTTTGTGTGATCCCTAAGTGACCGTTCTATGGGATGATTCATGTGAGCTAACCCCAAGTCATTTTGGGATTACggctttgtcgttgttgttgttgttggaatgATTCATGTGAGCTGACCCCAAGTCATTTTGGGATTACGGCTTAGGCAAAtattggatttttttttatgaTAACAGTAGGATATGTTATGGTTAGTAGTTCAGTAGAATAATTATGATAATGATGTTGATATGGTATGAATTTGAGCGGAAACTGGTGCCTTTTAGATTAGCTTTCGGTGATGGTGAGGTATCTGTAGCGAATAttggggtggtggtggttgttggcaaatatctgattttttttttttttttatgataacaGTAGGATATGTTATGGTTAGTAGTTCAGTAGAATAATTATGATAATGATGCTGATATGGTATGAATTTGAGCGGAAACTGGTGCCTTTTAGATTAGCTTTCGATGTTGGTGAGGTATCTGTAGCGAATATAGGGAATCACTGTGATTTTATCAACGAGAAGTGATTTGGATGTTTAATAATTGGGATTCTTTAGTTTATATCTTTCCTGGGATTTGCTCGATTGTTTGAACTCATCCGTTTTACACTGTTTTACACGCAATTAATGGTAAAACTTGGCCTAGAGTTTTTGTTTACATGGTATTTCATACTTCCATgtagtagtttgtgttgacttattttacctcaacattataatccgaagagtttatcgtgattatgatggactatagatagaatttacagaaatttatcaaccaagaattctaatagtagaattagccaagaggttggcttatcaatttacagataattgagtctttggatcatttatataattcttgagggaggtcaattgtataaatgcttgagtcttcgcattataaaagtttttgcattagacttaaatcataacgatgagtatgtttattatgtttttattcttcttttcgtagTGTAGAAtttgttttatattgataatactacttacaacaaatggctggagataatgatatccctatgccaagtgccacacttgcacgcgagtcctggctcaaaactttcatggaccacatgattCCGTCCacccgactgaagaatgacgggtccaactttgcggactgggaggcatcattaaggaatgctgccattgctaacggtaagctcaagtacttaactgagccaataccgcgaAACCCAgaccccaatgcaagagctaacgagtcacttgcttatagtgacttcgtcatggaagcgggtgcgataaagaacgtacttatttttgcaatggaaacgaattagcaaagacgcttcattgcccaaggtgcaaacaagattttcaccacgctcactaatgagttctcaaaagcaccgagaatcgttacttatgagcatacctgtcacttctttgatgcgaaactccagaagggccaataattattatacatttaatCTGTTTATATTTGGTGTCCATGTAGGAGGCTCATATTTGCAAACTGTTTATATTTGGTGTCCTGACTCCTGAGTCCTGAAGCTGCAGCCGTACCCTGCTACACAATTTCTGAGCTACTGTAACTGTTCGTTTTGATTTGTGTTTCTACTAAGTATTCAAAGATTGTCTCTTGTGTTCATCACAGCAAATGTGATTCGTGGTTGATAGTTATGCTCTGTTATTATTTGTGATTGGTTTCACGATTGAGCGACCTTTTGTAATGTTTTATGTCTCATTTTAGCATTGGCGCTGCAGTTCGTCTGGTAATTTCTTCTTATTATCAGCACTCTGATGTGTAGTTGTGCATTAAACCGCCTTCAGGAATCCTCAACTCCTTACATGATTGACAGTTTTGTGTGATTACCTTGTATTTAGGGGTTGAATTTCTTAGCTTTCGTATTGTCTGAATCACTGATTCTCTCACTGTTTCGAGTTCAACAGCGTTTCTGACTTCATGGATTATGTGACGGTGGACTCTGGTTTAGACTCTTGAAAGACGGCTATGAAGGCCCGCTTCACTGATCCTTGAGTCGGTACTCGCTACTGACATTGCCATTGACAGATTTTAGCAGTAAAGGCCGGCCCTTTATTGAGATTTCCAGGTCATATGCCTTGCTATATGTCGTCGTCCATGCTCCTATTTGGTACGTATCGGTTTCCTTTATCAATATTCCCTTCGTCATAATCTTTTTTTTATCCTTTGTGAaagttattttaattaaagataaacaaataactgAACGGAAGTTAGATATATATGTAACATTTGTTTGCTGTCAGAAGATTGTTAATTTATAGCGGTCTCGAATGCATCTTATGATCTTATGAACATGGTGAATTGGTGATTAGTGTTCAACACAACTATCTCCATATTGAACTTGTGACATATAGTTGAAAGCTAATGTGAAGTGTCGAAGTAACGTAAGTTGAACTTCATATTCACTTTTGACAGTTGACATACCCTCCAATTGACTCGAGCCGAGCCACGTATAAGCACAGTAAGTCTCTTTTAGACTATAGTATCCGTCTAAGGTGAAAACG contains the following coding sequences:
- the LOC141653908 gene encoding uncharacterized protein LOC141653908, translating into MKVHPIPKKRNLTLRYDTASSPLSKKLRRLPHIFAKVLELPFHSDADVSIEETRGFFKFTVSDTDVSPDVVADTVEIHPGVTKIVIRSNSVAAVSATTEFELDLWRFRLPEMTRPELASAVYDSGDLVVIVPKGGDGHSDDSGDDGDDGFVIVN